Proteins found in one Balaenoptera musculus isolate JJ_BM4_2016_0621 chromosome 4, mBalMus1.pri.v3, whole genome shotgun sequence genomic segment:
- the LOC118894468 gene encoding mitochondrial intermembrane space import and assembly protein 40-like, with protein MPQSTEVRAPGCTVAYCRQEGKDRIVFVAKEDHETPSNAALVADDPSDRYEEHGLIPPHGDISWNCPCLGGVASGACGELFKVAFSCFHCSTEDVKGSDCVDQSRAMQECMQKYPHLYPQEEEEEEEPADRLEKTAASEATTTKKEEGVQLMKAQGALGSSLPQRG; from the coding sequence ATGCCGCAATCGACGGAGGTCCGAGCGCCGGGCTGCACCGTGGCCTACTGCCGGCAGGAAGGGAAGGATCGAATCGTATTTGTGGCCAAAGAAGACCATGAAACTCCAAGCAACGCGGCGCTGGTGGCCGACGACCCCAGTGATCGGTACGAGGAGCACGGACTGATCCCGCCCCACGGAGACATCAGCTGGAACTGCCCGTGCCTTGGGGGCGTGGCCAGCGGCGCGTGTGGGGAACTGTTCAAGGTGGCCTtttcctgcttccactgcagcacAGAGGATGTCAAGGGGTCGGACTGTGTAGACCAGTCCCGGGCCATGCAGGAGTGCATGCAGAAGTACCCGCACCTCTatccccaggaggaggaggaggaggaggagccagcgGATCGATTAGAGAAAACGGCTGCCTCTGAGGCCACCACAACCAAAAAAGAGGAGGGGGTCCAGCTAATGAAGGCCCAGGGCGCGCTGGGCTCCAGCCTCCCTCAGAGAGGATGA